The Persephonella sp. KM09-Lau-8 nucleotide sequence TCTTCTATATTAATTTGTCAACTTTTTTAATAAATTTCTAATTTTTATAGCAGTATAGGCTTTTTAAAAGTAAGTAAATAAAAACATACCCAATAAACAGAAATAAGATTAAGGTAAGAGAATATTAGGTAATAAAAAAATTAAAAGACGTTAATATAACTGATAGTTTCAAAAATGTTCAGAATATAAGACTTGCAATAAAAAAAGGGGCTTTAAAAGCCCCTTTTAAAAAGTTGAAATCTGTTTTAAAAGATAGATTAATTACTCTCTCATTAACTCTCTAAGCCAGATATATTTATCAGCTGCCTCTGGCCCTTTTCCTATAACATCAAGCCAGCCAAGGAAATCAGGAATCCAGTCAAAAACAATATAAGCAACCGTGAAGAGAATATATCCTATCCAGAACAACATCCACCATGTTGGAACAGCATCTGTCATATATGTAATCTTATCAACTGCTTTCGTATTTTCTAAGTGTGAAGCCATCAGTACTTACCTCCTTCTTTTTCTGCTTTTACTATTTCTTCTTCTAACTCTAAAATTTCATATTTTGGCCCCTCTATATCTTTGAAATCTCCTTTCATATAAGAATAAATGAAAAGAGCTAACCATCCTGTTAAAGCAACTATATAAGCTATTACTTCTACAAGGAAGCCCTTAAGTTCAGAACCTGACATACCAGCTTCAAGGTATGCAACTGTTCTTGTTGCAATAATAGTTCCTACTACAAAAAGAAATATAAAAAGTATCAAAAGTGCCACTGTCTTTTGGCTTATTCTCATCGTTTTACCTCCATTTTCTCCATAATGGAGAAAAATGGGGCATTAGCCCCATTATTTTTCAGCAGTTTCAATTCTGAAGCTCTTTGGAGGTTTTACTTCCCAGCTTCCAAGCCACATTACATAAGTGAGAAGAGCAAAACCTCTTACGTTTGGAATAATATTTCCGTCTTTATCCTTTTCGAAAAACCATGGATATCCAGGCATATTTGTTCCTGGAGAAGTACTTGCAGGGTCGTAAAGGTGAGCAACCTGCCATCCTACGTTGTGAACAGCAGCTTCTCTAATCAGGTCTGGTCCAACCCTTTTTGTTCCCCAGAGAACAGGAGCTTGAAGTTCGTTGTTGTATTCTGATGGATAAGATACTGTATTAGATACTCCTGGGATACCAAATCTCAGGGTTTCGTTAGACACCGGTCTTACCATCTGAGAGTGGCAGTTCCAGCATCCTTCAGCAACATACCATCTGTGTCCTATTCTGAGGGCTTTAGCCAGTGTTTTACCGTTAGGTTTACAATCCTTAATTACTTCAGTTGCTCCGCTAAAAGCTTCTGTATATTCACACAGCTTTTTAAATGTTTCAGGATAATATCTTGCAAGTTTATTGAAATCAGACCATGCTGTCGTGTTTTTAGCTATAGCTTCAGCTGCCAGGTCTTCAACAGTTTTCTTAGGTATATCTTTTAGAACAAACATAGGCAGAGCCCAAGATATAAAGTCAGCAAACAGGAAGAATATAATTCCTGCTACTAACGCTACAAATGAAAAACGTTCCATCTTACCCATTACACTTTACCTCCTTATACTTCTCTGAGCTCTGCTGTAAGACCAGCTTTAGCTGTAGCAGTTTTGTAGAAGTTCAGAGCATACATGAACAGTCCTGTAAGCATCATTATTCCAGCTATAGATCTGAAGTACCAGAATGGCTTAGAGAAGTTTACAGAGTCAATCCATGGGTTAAGTCCAATCCAGTCAAATCCTTGAACAAGACCACCAGCTGTAAGGTCAAAGAACATTGCCAGAACTCCAATCATAAGGAGCCAGTAAGCACCTTCAGAAAGTCCTTTTGAGTACATGGTTTCTTTTCCAAACAGTCTTGGCCATACATACTCAGCCATTCCAAGAACCCACAGACCGAATGTTCCAAACATGATTAAGTGAGCGTGTCCTGTTACCCAGTCAGTAAAGTGGATTACTTTTTGGAATGTGAGTGTTACGTGGAACGCACACTGGAAGCAAGTAATCCAGTAAAAGATAGCTCCTGTATACATATATCTTAATGGAACATTGTATTTGAGCTGTTCTGCAGAACCTCTGAGTGTCATCATGAAGTTAATCAGAACAGATGTTACAGCGAACTCAACCGCAACTGTTGCGAATACTGCAGAGTATTGTGCAAACATTGGTATTGGTGACCACAGGAAGTGGTGAACACCATTCATTGGATAGAAGAATGCAAGTCCCCAGAAACCAAGAAGTGATAATCCGTGAGACCACATTGGCTTTTTCATAATAACTGGTACGAAGTAATACATTAATCCCCAAGCAACTGGTGTAACGTAAAGTCCAACAAGGTCATGGATAAATGTTGACTGAACAGCACCTGCTCCAGAACCTACAGACCAGAATCTTGGGATCAGGTTACCCATGAACACAACAAGTGGTGTCCATACAAGCATAGCAGCAATATACCAACCAGAAACGTAAAGTGGACCTCTTTGTGAAGCCTTATAAAGTGGAGCACCAAACTGCATTAAAGCAAGTAATAGCCAGAATACAATTATTGGGTCTAACCACCAAGGAGTTTCACCCCATTCAACGTTATCAGCCATTCCAAGGAAGAGAATAGCTACAACAGTTATAAGAACAGCTGCTTGAAGTGCGATGAACATAAACCATCCAAGAGCATCACTTAAAATTCTGTATCCAGTAAATCTTGGAACTGCCCAGTATAAAAGTCCTGTAAACATGTTAACCAGGAATCCATAAGCAGCACCAGCTGTGTGTATCATTCTAATTCTTCCAGGAGAGAGAAACTCTATTCCTGGAAATGGATAAACACCGTCAAGTTGAAGAGAATATAAGAATCCCATTAAACCAACGATGATGAAGAAAACCAAACCCATTGCCACATGAGCTTTTACAAGCCCATAGTTGACAAGGTTTTGAAGTTCTTGTGTATTATTAGCTGCCATTTTTCACCCTCCTTATTTCTGTTTGTTCATAAGGTAAGCAATGTAAGAAACAAGTGCCCATCTATCTCTTTCTGAGAGGTGTCCAAATGCTGGCATTGGAGAACCTTCAAGTCCAACTGTAAGAACTCTAAATGTATCCTCTGGATCTGGACCAGCTGCTCTTACTGGATATGTAAGGTCTGTTGGAGGGACTGGCAATGTTGTTGCTACAGGACCATCTCCTGCTCCCTGCTCACCGTGACATGCTGTACAGTTTTGAGCATAAAGTTCTTTTCCTCTCTGGATTAACTCTGGAGAACCAAAGTCTGCAGGTCTTTTGATTTCTTTGTAAACCGATTGACATTTTTCTGGATCAGGTTGTCCTTTTTCCCACTTATCTCTTGCAAAAGTTTTGATATAAGCAATTACAGCTCTTTTCTGAACTTCAGGAACAAGTTTGAATGATGGCATTGGTGTTTGTGGGAGACCCCAGTTTAGAACATGAAGTAAATCCTCATCTGTTGGTAAACATCCTTCAGGTGTAGACTTCCATCTGAAAACTGCAGTGTGAAAGTTAGGTGGTTTGTCTTTGAAGAATTTTGCAGCCTGAGTATTACCATCCCCGTTAACGCCGTGACATCCAACACAGAACTTGTTGTAGACCTTTCTTCCTGCCTCTTCCTGCGCAGTTAAATCTTTTGTTTTCTTAGCCTGTGCCGGTTTAGATGAGTAAACATGCAACAGGCCGTAAATGAATAGTGCCGGGAAGAAGAAGAACAGGATCCATTTGACGGCCGTGTTTTCTCCCATGAGATTACCTCCTAAAATATTTGAAAAGATATTTTACACCATTTCACAAATTTTTCACAGTTTTTTCCTGCTGGGACCCCTCTCCTTAGAATATTGGATTTTGTATTATTTCGGAGAATCTATTGAATTTGAAAACCCTCTTACCCTCCATCATATTTTCTTCTAACATTGATTTGAGCTGCCCTGTTGAAAAAATTATATCACTATATTGACATGCGTCAAGATCTGTAATCCCGTCTCCTGCATATAATTTTAAACTATAATTTCTATAGTAATTTTCCATTATGTATGGTTTACATATACCACAATTTCTTTTGCATTTCTCCCCGCATCTATATATAAATTTAACATCCATTTTTTCTTTGTGAAGAGATATTCTATTACAGTATATATGTGCTATTTTATCCAGATAACTCTCCAGCAATGGATAAATATATAGGTCTACTCCTCCACTTAAAACAACAAAAGGAATATTTTTTCTGTTTAAAAATTCTAAGAACTCCGAAAAACCTTCTCTGAGCTTTATATTTTCTTTAACCCACTGGACTATTTCATCTTTTTTATGGGATGGTATAAGCTGGAACATCTGACGAATTCCAATATCTATATCTATTTTTCCTGAGAATAAATCTTTCTGGATTTTTTTGTATTCTGGTGGGGCAAATTCAGCCATTATGGCATCAATAACATCCTGTTCTGTTATTGTTCCATCAAAATCGGAGAAAAATATAGCTGACATTTTATTTGAACTCTTTCAATTCTTTACTTAGTGATTTACATTCTTCCAAGGAGATACTATTTACTACACAGTTTAAAGTATCAAAATAGGCTTTTGCTCCTGCTGTAATTCCTGCTTTGTGCTTTTGGTAACTGTTTCCAATATCAATTGCAACAAGATTTCCAAAGTCTTCAAAGATTTTATACAGGTCTTGTGGATAGATGTTTCCATATAATACAGGATAAACAGGTTTTATATTTTCAAAATCTTCTCTGAGACTTTCTGCTATCTCAACAGATTTAAAATGGGGAATATTTTTGTATCTGTAAGGAGAAGGTATTAAGACCATATCTCCCCCAGAAAGTCTGGTTAATTTCCCAAAAAGTAAGTCTGGCTGAATACCAAAATCATCATTTTCGAAAAAGAATGATGGATAAGATAGATTAAGGATAAGTCCAATTTCAAATTTTTCTGATAAATACCTTACCGTTTCAAATCCCAGTGGGAAAAGATTTA carries:
- a CDS encoding cbb3-type cytochrome c oxidase subunit II, encoding MGKMERFSFVALVAGIIFFLFADFISWALPMFVLKDIPKKTVEDLAAEAIAKNTTAWSDFNKLARYYPETFKKLCEYTEAFSGATEVIKDCKPNGKTLAKALRIGHRWYVAEGCWNCHSQMVRPVSNETLRFGIPGVSNTVSYPSEYNNELQAPVLWGTKRVGPDLIREAAVHNVGWQVAHLYDPASTSPGTNMPGYPWFFEKDKDGNIIPNVRGFALLTYVMWLGSWEVKPPKSFRIETAEK
- a CDS encoding cbb3-type cytochrome c oxidase subunit I, with the translated sequence MAANNTQELQNLVNYGLVKAHVAMGLVFFIIVGLMGFLYSLQLDGVYPFPGIEFLSPGRIRMIHTAGAAYGFLVNMFTGLLYWAVPRFTGYRILSDALGWFMFIALQAAVLITVVAILFLGMADNVEWGETPWWLDPIIVFWLLLALMQFGAPLYKASQRGPLYVSGWYIAAMLVWTPLVVFMGNLIPRFWSVGSGAGAVQSTFIHDLVGLYVTPVAWGLMYYFVPVIMKKPMWSHGLSLLGFWGLAFFYPMNGVHHFLWSPIPMFAQYSAVFATVAVEFAVTSVLINFMMTLRGSAEQLKYNVPLRYMYTGAIFYWITCFQCAFHVTLTFQKVIHFTDWVTGHAHLIMFGTFGLWVLGMAEYVWPRLFGKETMYSKGLSEGAYWLLMIGVLAMFFDLTAGGLVQGFDWIGLNPWIDSVNFSKPFWYFRSIAGIMMLTGLFMYALNFYKTATAKAGLTAELREV
- a CDS encoding c-type cytochrome yields the protein MGENTAVKWILFFFFPALFIYGLLHVYSSKPAQAKKTKDLTAQEEAGRKVYNKFCVGCHGVNGDGNTQAAKFFKDKPPNFHTAVFRWKSTPEGCLPTDEDLLHVLNWGLPQTPMPSFKLVPEVQKRAVIAYIKTFARDKWEKGQPDPEKCQSVYKEIKRPADFGSPELIQRGKELYAQNCTACHGEQGAGDGPVATTLPVPPTDLTYPVRAAGPDPEDTFRVLTVGLEGSPMPAFGHLSERDRWALVSYIAYLMNKQK
- a CDS encoding MtnX-like HAD-IB family phosphatase; translation: MSAIFFSDFDGTITEQDVIDAIMAEFAPPEYKKIQKDLFSGKIDIDIGIRQMFQLIPSHKKDEIVQWVKENIKLREGFSEFLEFLNRKNIPFVVLSGGVDLYIYPLLESYLDKIAHIYCNRISLHKEKMDVKFIYRCGEKCKRNCGICKPYIMENYYRNYSLKLYAGDGITDLDACQYSDIIFSTGQLKSMLEENMMEGKRVFKFNRFSEIIQNPIF